The following are from one region of the Escherichia sp. E4742 genome:
- the xdhB gene encoding xanthine dehydrogenase FAD-binding subunit XdhB: MFDFASYHRATTVANATNLLAQNPQAKLLAGGTDILIQLHHHNNRYRHIIDIHNLAELRGITLAEDGALRIGSATTFTQLIENQLTQYHLPALCAAASSIAGPQIRNVATYGGNICNGATSADSATPTLIYDAKLEIHSPRGVRFVSINGFHTGPGKVSLEHDEILVAFHFPPQPKEHAGSAHYKYAMRDAMDISTIGCAAHCRLNNGYFSELRLAFGVAAPTPIRCQHAEQAAQNAPLNQQTLEAICESVLQDVAPRSSWRASKEFRLHLIQTMTKKVISEAVAAAGGKLQ, from the coding sequence ATGTTTGATTTTGCTTCTTACCATCGCGCAACGACCGTTGCCAATGCAACCAACCTGCTGGCTCAAAATCCGCAGGCCAAACTGCTCGCCGGTGGCACTGACATACTGATTCAACTCCACCATCACAATAATCGCTATCGCCATATTATTGATATCCACAATCTGGCGGAGCTTCGGGGAATTACGCTGGCGGAAGATGGTGCACTACGCATCGGCTCTGCGACGACCTTTACACAGTTAATAGAAAATCAGTTAACGCAATATCATCTCCCGGCATTATGCGCTGCGGCTTCGTCTATTGCCGGCCCGCAAATCCGTAACGTCGCTACCTACGGCGGAAATATTTGCAACGGCGCCACCAGCGCAGATTCAGCAACACCAACACTGATTTATGACGCGAAGCTGGAAATTCATTCACCGCGTGGGGTCCGTTTCGTCTCGATTAATGGTTTTCATACCGGACCAGGCAAGGTTTCCCTTGAGCATGATGAAATTCTGGTCGCGTTTCATTTTCCTCCGCAGCCAAAAGAACACGCAGGTAGCGCACATTATAAATATGCCATGCGCGATGCGATGGATATTTCAACAATCGGGTGTGCCGCTCACTGTCGATTGAACAACGGCTACTTCAGCGAGTTGCGTCTGGCATTTGGCGTTGCTGCGCCTACGCCGATCCGCTGCCAGCACGCCGAACAGGCTGCGCAAAATGCGCCATTAAACCAGCAAACACTGGAGGCCATCTGCGAATCTGTCCTACAGGATGTCGCACCGCGTTCTTCATGGCGAGCAAGTAAAGAGTTCCGTCTGCATCTCATTCAGACGATGACCAAAAAAGTGATTAGCGAAGCCGTCGCTGCGGCGGGGGGAAAATTGCAATGA
- the xdhC gene encoding xanthine dehydrogenase iron sulfur-binding subunit XdhC produces MNHSESITIECIINDMPFQLHAAPGMPLSELLREQGLLSVKQGCCVGECGACTVLVGGTAIDSCLYLAAWAEGKQIRTLEGEAKGGKLSHVQQAYAKSGAVQCGFCTPGLIMATTAMLAKPREKPLTITEIRRGLAGNLCRCTGYQMIVNTVLDCEETK; encoded by the coding sequence ATGAATCACAGCGAAAGTATTACTATTGAATGCATCATTAACGATATGCCTTTTCAGCTTCACGCCGCGCCAGGCATGCCGCTTTCGGAACTGCTCCGCGAACAAGGACTGCTTAGTGTCAAACAAGGATGCTGCGTTGGTGAATGCGGTGCCTGTACGGTGCTGGTTGGCGGAACCGCGATAGACAGCTGCTTATACCTGGCCGCATGGGCTGAAGGAAAACAGATCCGCACGCTGGAAGGCGAAGCGAAAGGCGGCAAACTTTCTCATGTACAACAGGCTTATGCGAAATCTGGCGCTGTACAGTGTGGTTTTTGTACGCCGGGGCTTATTATGGCCACTACGGCAATGCTGGCAAAACCTCGAGAGAAACCGTTAACCATTACGGAAATTCGCCGTGGTTTGGCTGGGAATCTGTGTCGCTGTACCGGATATCAAATGATTGTGAATACTGTCCTGGACTGCGAAGAAACGAAGTAA
- a CDS encoding sigma-54 interaction domain-containing protein, with translation MELANTQSVLMQIQPTIQRFARMLASVLQLEVEIVDENLCRVAGTGAYGKFLGRQLSGNSRLLRYVLETKTEKVVTHSRFDPLCEGCDSKESCREKAFLGTPVILQDRCVGVISLIAVTHEQQEHISDNLREFSDYVRHISTIFVSKLLEDQGPGDNISKIFATMIDNMDQGVLVIDEENRVQFVNQTALKTLGVVQNNMVGKLIRFRPLTFESNFTHGHMQHIVSWDDKSELIIGQLHNIQGRQLFLMAFHQSHTSFSVANASDEPHIEQLVGECRVMRQLKRLISRIAPSPSSVMVVGESGTGKEVVARAIHKLSGRRNKPFIAINCAAIPEQLLESELFGYVKGAFTGASANGKTGLIQAANTGTLFLDEIGDMPLMLQAKLLRAIEAREILPIGASSPIQVDIRIISATNQNLAQFIAEGKFREDLFYRLNVIPITLPPLRERQEDIELLVHYFLHLHTRRLGSVYPGIAPDVVELLRKHRWPGNLRELSNLMEYLVNVVPSGEVIDSTLLPPNLVNNGTTEQSEMPEASEAHLALDDAGGTALEEMEKQMIREALSRHNSKKQVADELGIGIATLYRKIKKYELLSA, from the coding sequence TGAGATCGTTGATGAAAACTTGTGTCGCGTCGCTGGAACCGGCGCATATGGGAAATTTCTTGGTCGCCAGTTGAGTGGCAACTCACGCTTGCTCCGCTATGTCCTCGAAACGAAAACCGAAAAGGTCGTGACACATTCTCGCTTCGATCCCCTTTGTGAAGGCTGCGACAGTAAAGAGAGTTGTCGTGAGAAGGCATTCCTGGGGACGCCCGTTATTCTGCAGGATCGTTGTGTCGGAGTGATAAGTTTGATTGCTGTTACTCATGAGCAACAAGAACATATCAGTGATAATTTACGCGAATTTTCAGATTACGTTCGCCATATATCGACTATTTTTGTCTCGAAACTCCTGGAAGATCAGGGGCCGGGAGATAACATCAGTAAAATATTTGCTACCATGATCGATAATATGGATCAAGGTGTATTAGTTATTGATGAAGAAAATCGTGTTCAGTTCGTTAATCAGACTGCATTAAAAACACTTGGCGTTGTGCAAAATAATATGGTTGGGAAACTTATTCGTTTCAGGCCATTAACATTTGAGAGTAATTTTACTCATGGACATATGCAACATATTGTCTCGTGGGATGATAAAAGTGAATTGATAATTGGTCAGTTGCATAACATTCAGGGACGACAGCTATTTTTAATGGCGTTTCACCAATCCCATACCAGTTTTTCCGTGGCAAATGCATCTGATGAACCGCATATTGAACAATTGGTTGGCGAGTGCCGTGTTATGCGGCAATTAAAACGGCTGATTAGCCGCATCGCACCTAGCCCCTCCAGCGTCATGGTTGTTGGTGAAAGTGGGACCGGAAAAGAAGTGGTGGCCCGTGCTATTCATAAGTTGAGTGGGCGACGGAACAAACCCTTTATCGCTATCAACTGCGCGGCGATTCCGGAGCAGCTTCTGGAGAGCGAGCTGTTCGGTTATGTTAAAGGCGCATTTACTGGTGCTTCTGCCAACGGTAAAACAGGGCTGATTCAGGCGGCAAACACGGGAACGCTGTTTCTTGATGAAATTGGCGATATGCCTTTAATGCTTCAGGCAAAACTGCTGCGGGCGATTGAAGCGCGTGAGATCCTGCCTATTGGCGCCAGTAGCCCAATACAGGTCGACATCCGCATCATTTCTGCAACAAACCAGAATCTGGCTCAGTTCATAGCCGAAGGTAAATTCCGCGAAGATCTTTTCTATCGACTTAACGTTATTCCTATCACTCTGCCACCGCTACGTGAGCGTCAGGAAGATATTGAACTGCTGGTGCATTACTTTTTACATCTCCATACCCGTCGCCTGGGATCGGTTTACCCGGGTATTGCTCCAGATGTTGTTGAGTTACTGCGTAAGCATCGTTGGCCAGGAAACCTGCGAGAGTTAAGTAATTTGATGGAGTATCTGGTCAACGTCGTTCCTTCAGGAGAAGTCATCGACAGTACGCTACTACCACCAAATTTGGTTAATAACGGTACGACGGAGCAAAGTGAGATGCCAGAAGCCAGCGAGGCGCATTTGGCTCTTGATGATGCTGGCGGCACAGCGCTGGAGGAGATGGAAAAGCAGATGATTCGCGAGGCACTCTCACGGCATAACAGTAAGAAGCAAGTCGCTGATGAGTTGGGAATTGGTATCGCCACGCTTTATCGTAAAATTAAGAAATATGAATTGTTAAGCGCATAG